AGGCCTTGAAAGGAAAAGTTTTTGTTATGCTCTTGATAATGGTATAGTAATTGAAGAAACGATAAGAAACAATAGTTCTACAAATATCTCTATAGATATTTTTGCTTATATTGTTTTTAACAATACAAAAAAAGGTTTGTTGGAATACAACAGAGATTATGATTGTTTGATTTGGGATAGCGGATTTGACGATAAATGTGTAATTATCGGACTGGATATAAAAAGTGATTTTCATGTATTGTCAGTTGAACATATAAATTTTGATTTTGCAAGTTTTCAGAGAATATTACAAAAAGAATATAACCAAAAAGATCATCTAAAAAGTGAATTTGGTATTTCGGCTGCAATTGGGAGGCAATACAACATAGCACCGAATGAGGAGATATTATTTAGATGGTTTATTATACCATCCAAAAAAATTGAAGAAGGATTAAAATTTCTTCAAAGAATTAAAAATATTAATCTCCAAGAATATGAAAAGGTGATTTATAGCAGTTTTATAAATCAAACTTCCAAAGTAATAGACTCCAACAAATATGCTAATGAGAAATGGAAGGAAATTTATTACCGTAACTTATTGGCTATAAAAAGTGTTAATTTAAATGGTTTTATTCCAGCAGATATTACAGGACATTACTTTACATATTTGGGTCCATGCTTTTATCCGAGAGATGCATTGATGGTTGCTAAAGCTTTTCTTTATTCTGGGCTTTTTAAAGAAGCAAAAAAAATATTTAACTTTTTAAGCAATTTAGAATTTAAGAGAAAAGGTGAGTTTTATCAACGTTATGACTGTTATTGTAACACCTCAGAAGGAGCAAACAACTATGTAGAGCATCAATTGGACTCAATTGGCTATTATTTAAGTTTGATTAAATATTATTTTGATTTAACAGGAGAATTACTTATTAACAAAGACAAATTAGAAGAAATTATTCATTGTTGTGAATATTACAAAGGTTATAACAACCTAATTGGTCCTGAGGGCGGAGTCAATGAAGGAGTATATGGGCAAGCATATATTACTTCAACAAATATGTTTATTTTGGGTGGATTAATAAATGCAAAAAAACTACTAAAGGTTATATATCCAACTGATGTTAGCCTCAAAAACAAGATAGATTCTCTAATTGAAGATATTTCTGAAGGTATCGAAACTATGTGGGACAAGGATTATAAGTATTATTATTATGGTTTTTCGCATACCACTAAATGTGTTGTAAAAAGGTATGATACTCCTCAGTATTTTTCACCTTTATATGGTTATTATAATGAGAAGATGTTAGATAATAACATTTACTTACTAAAAAATGCCTCATTTCATGAGGATGGAATAGGATATTCCCAGCAGAGCTATCATCATGGTGTATGGATTTTTAATACTGCCGCATGTGCACAGTTTAATTATTTTGCAGGTGATATTACTGAATATATCAAAAAAATAGAATGGCTCTTAAAACATACAAATAATTTTGGACTTATGCCTGAGGCTGTAGATGCTAAAAATGAATATATATGTTATATAAATCCACTTATGTGGGCATGTGCCGAAATGGTCTCTGCATTGGCATATCCTTATTACAAGGAAGTTTATGCTAACAATTTTCGGGAGATAAAATTTGATAGCTGAATGGTTGTCAAATTTTATCAAAAATAAATCTATATTAACTAAGAGGAGGTTTTTCTATGCGTGGTGTCAAGTCGTATTTCAAAAAAGCTTTTCTTGTGCTCCTTATTGTTAGTTTTATTGCTAGCAGTTTGTTAGTGTTTGATTTTGGGAATGCAGCAACAAAACTCAACAACGCCGAAAAGGTTTTCAGAGCTCTTGATAGTTGGCCAAAGCCACCTTTATATCAGGGCAACGTTTTTGCTTCTGGTGGCGTAGGCTACTATGGTGAAAGGTTTATGTTTGAAGGATTATTCCTTATTGTAAGATCTACTGACCAAATATTTAATAGATTAGCTCAATCATATGAACACAAGGGCAATAAAACAATAGTGCACTTGAGAAAAAATGTAAAATGGCATGACGGACAAAAGTTTACAAGTAAAGATGTATGGGCTTATTATATCTTAAATAATGGAGTTGATGCTGCAAGAAGATTAGATAGTATTGAAACACCTGACGATTATACTGTAGTATTTAACTGGCATGAACCAGCTCCTTTCCCTGAACTTAGAATAATATTCCTTGCTCAAGATAGACAAGGAACAATTCCTTATCACATTTATAAGAAATATGTTGATAATGCTGCTAAGATTCTCAACAGTGCTAAAAAGACAAATGATCCTGCAAAACGAGGACCATTTGGATATGAAATCACTGACAATATAAGGAAACAGTTAGACAATAATTGGCAACTATTTTTAAAGTATAATCCTAAAAAACCTATTGGTACTGGACCATTTAAGTTTTATGCAGTTTCTGATACTCAATTGGTTCTTGTAAAAAATAAAGACTATTGGGATGCTAAGAATGTGACATTTGAGAAGGTTGCATTTTACCAAGTAAATGATTTGTCATCCCAATATGCTATGTTAAGAGCTGGGAAATTAGAAAACTTTAATTATACTCAACCCAAGGATGTTTTAGAATCAATCTTAAATGCTAACAAAAATTTGGTTCATTACAAAATGTTTGATCCGGCTTGTGCAGGTTTGATTTTGAATGTAAGAAAATATCCATTCAATAATGTAAAATTCAGACAAGCATTGGTTTACGCACTTGACAGAACAAAGATAAGAGAATTTGCAAATTATTATGCAACCGAATATAAAAAATATTCTTCTTTAGGAATAGCTCAATCAGAGCTCAATAAATGGGTTTCAGTGGATACCCAGAAAAAAATGACAAATTATTCTTACAATCTTAAAAAGGCCGAACAATTGTTAAAAGAAATAGGATGGAAAAAAGGTGCAGATGGTATATGGGTAGATCCAAATGGGAAGAAATATGAGTTTTACATTGGGGTAGCTGCAGGATGGGAAGCTGTTATAAATTATTCTCAAGCTGTAGCAGAACAGTTAACAGCGTTCGGATTGCCAACCAAAGTGAAAATAGTTGAAGGAAGCACATATTGGCAAAAAGTTCAAGAAGGAGCTTATGATATAGGTACTGACTGGGTTGATATTACATGGTATTCTTCAGATCCTTATTTCTATCTTAGTCAGACATTTGGATGGATAGCAACTATTAATGGATTACCAAGAGATTCAAAGACAGGAAAACTAACTTTAAAATTAAAAGGAGCTAATGGTAAGGAAATTGATGTTGCTAAGATACTTGATGAGTATCCATATACTTACGATTTAAAGAAAAGAATGCAGATGGTAAACGACTTGGTATATGCAATTAATGAAAATGCATTTAATATCGCATTGTATCAAAATACAACAGGAGTTTGGATAAATACTAAGACTTTCGGTGGAAAGTTACCAATGGCAGATCAATTTGCAAAATATAATAGGAATATGCCACTTCCAACAAATAGGGAAGACAAACGAAGAATAGCTATACTAAACCTTGGTTTCGGAGGGTATATGTCATTAGTTAATGGAGAATATCAACCAAATTAGAAAGCAAAATTATAAAGTTTTAAAGGTATGTATAAATAAAAATATATAAGAGAGGGCGAGGCTCTATTACTTTAAAGACAGAATTTATTTAGACATGATGGGAGAGAGCCTCGACCTTTCTTTGCAAATTTGCTAAATTTAATTTTTTAAGAAAGAGGGAAAGTGGTGATGAACATCAAAACTATATTAAAAAAAGTTCTTATGTCGTTTGTTACGGTTTTATGTGCGGTACTATTGACGTTTTTCTTATTAAGACTAACACCGGGTAGTGCGATTGATGGATTAGCAAGACAGTTAGCTCAAACAAATGGAATTACGTTAGAAGCTGCATATGAAAGAGTAGCCAAAATGGTTAATTATAATCCTCGAGAGCCGTTATATAAACAGTTGGCTAGATATGTAAATGAGTTGTTACATGGAAATTTAGGAACATCAATGATTTATCAGACAGTAACTGTGAATGAGATTGTGGCAAAAGCATTACCATGGACAGTCTTTGTGTTAAGCATTTCATTACTTATTAGCTTTTTAATAGGTATTCAATTAGGAACAAGAATGGCATGGAAAAGAAACTCCATTTTAGAACCAATAGTTTCTCTATATGCGACTATTACAAGTGCTGTTCCAGGTTTTATTATTGCCATATTATTACTTGTAATATTTGCATATAACCTCAATTGGTTTCCTTATAATGGTGCTTATGATATTGATGTAACACCTGGGTTTAATTTGCCGTTTTTTTGGAGCGTCATTAAGCATGCATTTTTGCCAATATTTACTTATATTGTAACTTCTATAGGTGGATGGGCACTCGCAATGAAAGGTAGTGCTGTAAGTGTTTTGGGTGAAGACTATGTGAATGCTGCATATGCTCGAGGTTTAACAGATAGAACAATAATGAAAAATTATGTAAGAAGAAATGCATTGTTACCTTTAATAACCTCTTTAGCAATGAATTTTGGTTTTATGATTAGCGGCTCCACTCTTATTGAGAGTATATTTTCATATCCAGGAATGGGATATTATATAGCTCAAGCAAGCTCCCAGAGAGATTACACCCTGATGCAAGGTTTGTTATTAGTAACTGCTACAGCAGTAATTATTGCTAATTTAATTGCAGACTTGATATATAGTAAACTTGATCCGAGAGTTAGCATAGAGGAGTGAGAAATAAAAATGAGACACATAAAAGAATTATGGGAAGAAATAAGAGTTAATAGAAAGGCGATGACGGGTTTTGTTATTTTGATATTTTTTATTTTAATGGCAATAGTTGGACCTCGAGTTTTAAAACTCGATTTGACTATAAGATTTTCAGAAAGGTATCAGATGCCTTCATGGAAGCACATATTAGGTACTGATTTTGCAGGAAGAGATACATTTTTTCAGCTTGTATATGGTTCCCAAGAAGTTTTAAGTGTGGGAGTTTTAACAGCCGCTTTTACTATTTTAATAGGCTTTTTTATAGGTGCATTATCTGGTCTTATAGGTAAATGGATAGATTCAGTAATAATGTTTATTACAAATCTCTTCTTAACCATTCCACAATTCCCAATTTTGATTGTGATATCTACACTGATAAAAGTTAGCAATCCACTTATATTTTCTCTTATTTTAAGTCTTTTTTCATGGGGAGGGCTCGCCCGGGCAATACGTTCGCAGATTCTTTCACTAAAGCATAGTGAGTTTATTATCGCTTGTCGAATTATGAATTTAAGTACAATGCATATTATTTTTAAAGAAATAATGCCGAATATTATTTCTTATATAGCTATAAATTTTATTTTCATAATACAGAGTGCTGTAAATGCAAGTGTAGGTTTAATGATGTTAGGACTTGCCCCATATTCACCTACAAATTGGGGTATGATGATTAGCTTGGCTGTTCAAAATACAGGTGGTATTTTCAATCCAAGGGCATATATATATTTATTAAGTCCAATTGTATGTTTAGCACTTTTTCAGCTTGGATGTATTTTCTTTGCTAATGGACTTGATGAGGCATTTAATCCACGCATTAAATCACAAAAAGGGGCATAAAAACGGAGGTATTAAAAAATGGGCGAAAATATAATTGAAATACAAGGCTTAACAATTGAATTCAGAATGAGAAATGGTGTAATCAAAGCAGTAAACGATGTAGATTTCAATATTGAAAAAGGGAAAATAGCTGCTTTGGTGGGAGAAAGTGGAAGCGGGAAATCTACCTTGGCTTATGCTTTATTGGGATTAGTTAATCATCCAGGGGTAATTAGTACAGGAAAAATATTCTTTAAAGGTGAAGATATATTACAATTTAACAAAGAAAAGTTGCGAAAATATAGATGGGAATCTGTAGCAATGATATTTCAGGCAGCACAAAATTCTTTAAATCCAGTTATGACAATTCAAGAGCAAATGTTAGAAACTATAAAAGTACACAAAGGTTATATTGATACAAAGGAGAGTTTGAAAAAAATAAAAGAACTTTTGGAATATGTTAGGCTTGATCCTGATAGAGTTTTAAAATCTTTTCCTCATGAATTATCTGGTGGTATGAAACAGAGGGTAATTATAGCTTTTTCGCTACTACTTGATCCTGAGATAATTATTTTAGATGAACCGACTACTGCACTAGATGTTATAACGCAAGCTTATATTTTCGAAATACTAAAAAAAATAAACAAAGAAAAAGGAATTACAATGTTATTATTGACACATGATATAGGGATAGTGGCAAAGGTAGCAGACCATGTTGGAGTGATGTATGCAGGAAGAATTGTAGAAAGTGCTAATGTTTTTGATATTTTTGAGAGACCCAAGCATCCCTACACTCAGAGTTTAATAAAAGCTGCTCCGTCATTAGTAGGGGAT
This window of the Caldicellulosiruptoraceae bacterium PP1 genome carries:
- a CDS encoding ABC transporter substrate-binding protein, translating into MRGVKSYFKKAFLVLLIVSFIASSLLVFDFGNAATKLNNAEKVFRALDSWPKPPLYQGNVFASGGVGYYGERFMFEGLFLIVRSTDQIFNRLAQSYEHKGNKTIVHLRKNVKWHDGQKFTSKDVWAYYILNNGVDAARRLDSIETPDDYTVVFNWHEPAPFPELRIIFLAQDRQGTIPYHIYKKYVDNAAKILNSAKKTNDPAKRGPFGYEITDNIRKQLDNNWQLFLKYNPKKPIGTGPFKFYAVSDTQLVLVKNKDYWDAKNVTFEKVAFYQVNDLSSQYAMLRAGKLENFNYTQPKDVLESILNANKNLVHYKMFDPACAGLILNVRKYPFNNVKFRQALVYALDRTKIREFANYYATEYKKYSSLGIAQSELNKWVSVDTQKKMTNYSYNLKKAEQLLKEIGWKKGADGIWVDPNGKKYEFYIGVAAGWEAVINYSQAVAEQLTAFGLPTKVKIVEGSTYWQKVQEGAYDIGTDWVDITWYSSDPYFYLSQTFGWIATINGLPRDSKTGKLTLKLKGANGKEIDVAKILDEYPYTYDLKKRMQMVNDLVYAINENAFNIALYQNTTGVWINTKTFGGKLPMADQFAKYNRNMPLPTNREDKRRIAILNLGFGGYMSLVNGEYQPN
- a CDS encoding ABC transporter permease, producing the protein MNIKTILKKVLMSFVTVLCAVLLTFFLLRLTPGSAIDGLARQLAQTNGITLEAAYERVAKMVNYNPREPLYKQLARYVNELLHGNLGTSMIYQTVTVNEIVAKALPWTVFVLSISLLISFLIGIQLGTRMAWKRNSILEPIVSLYATITSAVPGFIIAILLLVIFAYNLNWFPYNGAYDIDVTPGFNLPFFWSVIKHAFLPIFTYIVTSIGGWALAMKGSAVSVLGEDYVNAAYARGLTDRTIMKNYVRRNALLPLITSLAMNFGFMISGSTLIESIFSYPGMGYYIAQASSQRDYTLMQGLLLVTATAVIIANLIADLIYSKLDPRVSIEE
- a CDS encoding ABC transporter permease — protein: MRHIKELWEEIRVNRKAMTGFVILIFFILMAIVGPRVLKLDLTIRFSERYQMPSWKHILGTDFAGRDTFFQLVYGSQEVLSVGVLTAAFTILIGFFIGALSGLIGKWIDSVIMFITNLFLTIPQFPILIVISTLIKVSNPLIFSLILSLFSWGGLARAIRSQILSLKHSEFIIACRIMNLSTMHIIFKEIMPNIISYIAINFIFIIQSAVNASVGLMMLGLAPYSPTNWGMMISLAVQNTGGIFNPRAYIYLLSPIVCLALFQLGCIFFANGLDEAFNPRIKSQKGA
- a CDS encoding ABC transporter ATP-binding protein; its protein translation is MGENIIEIQGLTIEFRMRNGVIKAVNDVDFNIEKGKIAALVGESGSGKSTLAYALLGLVNHPGVISTGKIFFKGEDILQFNKEKLRKYRWESVAMIFQAAQNSLNPVMTIQEQMLETIKVHKGYIDTKESLKKIKELLEYVRLDPDRVLKSFPHELSGGMKQRVIIAFSLLLDPEIIILDEPTTALDVITQAYIFEILKKINKEKGITMLLLTHDIGIVAKVADHVGVMYAGRIVESANVFDIFERPKHPYTQSLIKAAPSLVGDLKDVKSIMGTPPNLMNLPKGCAFHPRCFKVFDKCRIERPNSINFEKNEFVECYLYSENVSQNLVN